A genomic stretch from Tribolium castaneum strain GA2 chromosome 6, icTriCast1.1, whole genome shotgun sequence includes:
- the LOC663373 gene encoding proteasome activator complex subunit 3: MMAQQHAKKVLQYKERFKKEAEELLLTGFPSTILKLNALISTPKFKKRDFSDLHQNTAIIPSQDSEPVLDNGDTSTPPVKKARFDSSSPKSYFLQTNKCLIDLVETVKPHMIKLVEDAKIMKMWISYMIPKMEDGNNFGVEIQEETLALVQAVEASAAVFYERISKYFTTRGKVIKNFLKYPEIEDFKRAVQELDEREYLSFCLVMSEIRNQYCALHDVFMKNLDKLKKPRSSQLPESLY; the protein is encoded by the coding sequence ATGATGGCCCAGCAGCACGCTAAGAAAGTCCTCCAGTACAAGGAGCGTTTCAAGAAGGAAGCCGAGGAGCTCCTCCTGACCGGCTTCCCCTCCACAATTCTCAAGCTGAACGCTTTAATTTCGACCcccaaattcaaaaaacgcGATTTCAGCGATTTGCACCAAAACACGGCCATAATTCCAAGCCAGGACAGCGAGCCGGTCCTGGATAATGGTGACACCTCAACACCTCCGGTGAAAAAAGCCAGATTCGATAGCTCCTCACCAAAAAGCTACTTCCTGCAAACCAACAAATGCCTGATCGACTTGGTCGAAACCGTCAAGCCGCACATGATCAAGCTGGTCGAGGACGCGAAAATCATGAAAATGTGGATCTCCTACATGATCCCGAAAATGGAAGATGGGAACAACTTCGGGGTGGAAATCCAGGAGGAGACGCTAGCGCTGGTGCAAGCCGTGGAGGCCTCAGCTGCCGTGTTCTACGAACGGATCTCGAAATATTTCACGACTCGCGGGAAAGTGATCAAGAATTTCCTCAAATATCCCGAGATTGAGGACTTCAAGCGCGCGGTCCAGGAGCTGGACGAGCGGGAATACCTGTCGTTCTGTCTGGTGATGTCCGAAATCCGCAACCAGTACTGTGCTCTCCACGAcgtttttatgaaaaacttGGACAAACTCAAGAAGCCGCGGTCGAGCCAACTGCCCGAATCCCTGTACtga